A stretch of DNA from Micromonospora sp. WMMD1155:
GTTGCAGCACCGCGAGCACCATCGCCAGCCGCGCCGAGTCGAGTCCGGAGACGGTGCGTCGGGGTGACCCGGCCACCGTCGCGCCGATCAGGGCCTGCACCTCGGTGACCAGGGCCCGTCGCCCCTCCATGGCCACTGTCACGCAGGTGCCCGGGACCGGCTCCGCGTAGCGCGTCAGGAAGAGCCCGGACGGGTCGGCCAGACTGCTGATGCCGCCCTCGTGCATCTCGAAGCAGCCGACCTCGTCGGCCGCGCCGAACCGGTTCTTCACGCCGCGCACCAGGCGCAGTGAGGAATGCTTGTCGCCCTCGAAGTGCAGCACCACGTCGACCAGGTGCTCGAGCACCCGAGGCCCGGCCACCTGGCCGTCCTTGGTGACGTGCCCGACCAGCACGGTGGCGATGCCGCGCTCCTTGGCGACCGAGACCAGCGCGGCGGTGACCGCACGAACCTGGGTCACCCCGCCGGGCACCCCCTCGGTGCCGGTGGTCGAGATGGTCTGCACCGAGTCGAGCACGAGCAGGCCCGGCTTGACCGCGTCGAGGTGACCGAGCACCGAGGCCAGGTCGCTCTCGGCGGCGAGGTAGAGCTGGTCGTGCAGAGTGCCCATCCGCTCGGCGCGTAGGCGCACCTGGCTGACCGACTCTTCCCCGCTGACCACCAGGGAGGGGCTGCCGGCGCCCACCGCCCACTGCTGGGCGACGTCGAGCAGCAGGGTCGACTTGCCCACGCCGGGCTCCCCGGCGAGCAGCACCACCGCGCCGGGGACCAGGCCGCCGCCGAGCACCCGGTCCAGCTCGCTGACGCCGGTGGGGCGGGCGCGGGCCGGAGCGGCGCTGATGGTGGCGATCGGGCGGGCCGGCTCGGACGGCATCCGGGAGCTGACCACCCGGCCGGAGACGGTCGGGCCGGTGATGGTGCTCTCGACCACCGAACCCCACTCGCCGCACTCCGGGCAGCGCCCCACCCACTTGGGCGGCTGGTGCCCGCAGGCGTCGCACTCGTAGGCCGGACGCGGCTCGCGGGCGCTGGACCGACCACGGGCGGCACCGGCCGCGCCGCCACGGGCAGGGGTTGATCGGGAGGTGGTCACGTCAGGACGCTAGCCCTCGCGTACGACGAAAACACCCCGGCGTGGTGGTCACCACGCCGGGGTGTTCGTCGATGTGACGGTCGGGTCACTCGTGGGTCGTGCCACCCTCGTCGCCCTCGTAACCGCCCTCGCGCTCGATGATCGGCGAGGGAGGCGCGGCCGGGGTGAGCGGCACCGCGATCGGCGCCTGGCCGGTGACGGTGTTGCCGTTGCCGAAGTCGAAGGTCACGACGACGTTCTGCCCGGAGCGCAGCGCCTCGGTCAGGCCGATCAGTCGGAGCTGCGAGGTGGCCTCGGAGTTGAACTGGATGTAGCTCAGCGGCGCCAACTCGATCCGGGCCGGCTGGCCCGGCGCGGCCGGGCTGGCCGAACCCGACGCCCGCGCCGACTCCGGGGCGGACGGGGTGGCCGAGGACGAACCGGTCTCGGAGGGCGTCACCGACGGGCTGGCCGAGCGGGACGTCGGGGTCGACGGGCTGACCGATCCGGACGGGGACGGGCTCGTCGAGGTGGACTCTGCCGACGGCGACGGGCTCGCCGAGCCACCGCTGATCACGACCTCGCGGGCGCTCTCGGTGGTGACGGTGACAGTCACCGTCTCCTTCGAGTCGTTGTAGATCACGGCACCGAGCGTCGCGTCCTGGCCGGCCCGGTAGCCCTCGGCGCCCGGGTAGTCGACCAGCAGGCCGCGTACCGAGAAGGAACCGTTGTCGGTGGTGAGGTTGACGCCCTGGACCGACGGCTCCTTCAACGCGGTCTCGGCGATCTGACCGGTGCCGCATCCGGACGCCAGCAGGCTGGCCGCCGCAATCCCGGACAGCAACAGGGCCGCCCGCCGGGATCCCCTGATCGAGCGCGTCACGTCGGTCCTCCTCGTCACAATCCCCACCCGGCCGCACGCCGGGCACGGTGGCCATACCCGCGCAGACCGCGCTCCAGGGTAGTTGGAGCTGATCGAGGCCCGCACGCGGACCCGGCATTGCCACCTGCCCGGGTGCGCCTCACACCACCCGACCGCTCGCCACCAGCAGCACCACGTCGATCAGGGCCACCAGCAGCACCGCCCGGAAGGCCGACACCGGCCGCCGGCCGGCCCGGACCGCCGAGCGGCCGGCGTACCAGCTCAGCGGTGGCACCACCGCGGCCGTGCCGACCGCCGCCAGGCCGACCGCCGACGGCGGCCCGGGTGGTCCGAGGACCAGCACCGCGGTCGCGGCGAGGAGCAGACCGGCCGCCGCGGCCCGGCTGCCGGTGGCGCCCAACCGGTGGGGTAGGCCGCGCACCCCGGTCCGCGCGTCGTCGGCCAGGTCGGGCAGCACGTTGGCGAAGTGCGCGCCGGCACCGAGGCACGCCGCCGCGACCACCAGCCAGGCGGGCGGGGTCGGCTGACCGGGCAGCGCCAGCACCACGAAGGCGGGCAGCGCGCCGAAGGAGACGGCGTACGGCAGCACCGAGAACACGGTGGCCTTCAGCGGCCAGTCGTAGAGCAGCGCGGAGACCAGGGCGACGGTGAGCCAGAACGCCGCCGTCGGGTTCGTGGTCAGGGCGAGCAACGGGCAGGCCACCGCGGCCACCGCCGCGGCCCAGGCCGTGGTGCGCCGACCGACCGCGCCGGAGGCCACCGGTTTGTCGGTACGCCCCACAGTGGCGTCTCGCTCGGCGTCCAGGGCGTCGTTGGTCCAGCCGACGGCGAGCTGGCTGGCCAGCACGGCGAGGACGACGGAGACGATTCCGGCGGGCCGGTGACCCACCCCCCACGCCAGCAGACCGGAAACGGCGGTGACCGCTGCGGCCGGTTCCGGATGGCTCGCTCTGACCAGCCCTAACACCCTGGACGACATAAGGGAAGTCTGGTCGTTACCGAGCAGTCGTGCCACGCTCGGTTCCATGCGAGACGTGGCTGCGGCTGCGGCGTCCACCGGCCCCAGGGTGCTGCCGCGTAACGATCCGCGCCAGTACGACGACCTGGCCGGTGAGTGGTGGCGGCCCGACGGCGCGTTCGCGATGCTGCACTGGCTGGCCGAGGCCCGCGCGGCGCTGGTGCCACCGGCCGACCGCCCGGGCGCGGTGCTCGTCGATCTGGGCTGCGGCGCCGGTCTGCTCGCGCCGCACCTGGCCGGTAAGGGCTACCACCACATCGGAGTCGACCTGACCCGATCGGCGCTGGTCCAGGCAGCCGAGCACGGGGTAGGCGTGGTCCAGGGCGACGCCACCGCGGTCCCGTTGCCCAGCGGTTGCGCCGACGTGGTCTCGGCGGGTGAGCTGCTGGAGCACGTGCCGGCCTGGCCCCGGGTGGTGGCCGAGGCGTGCCGGCTGCTCCGCCCGGGTGGCCTGCTGGTGTTGGACACCCTGAACGACACGGCGGTGGCCCGGCTCGTCGCGGTGCGGATCGCCGAGCGGCTGCCGACGGTGCCGCGTGGCATCCACGACCCTCGGTTGTTCGTGGACGCTCAGGCTCTGGTGGCCGAGTGTGCCCGGCACGGCGTCGACCTGCGGGTGTGGGGCGTCCGTCCGCAGGTCGGTGGCCTGCTCGCCTGGTTGGTGCGCCGCGCCCGCGTGTCCGGCGCGGGACCTGCCGGCCGTGCGCCCCGGATCGTGCCGACCCGGTCCACCGCCGTTCTCTACCAGGGCCGGGGGGTCCGCAAAGGATAGTCGGGCCGTGGCGGGGTATGGGACGCCGAGGAGGAGACGATATGACGGTTCAGGCGCTTGAGGCAGCCCGCCGGTTGGCGCCGCGGTTCGCCGCGCGAGCGGCGGAGCACGACCGGGACGGTTCCTTCCCCGCCGAGGACTTCCGTGATCTGCGGGAGGCCGGCCTGTTCGGGTTGATGGTTCCCCAGGCCCTGGGAGGTCTGGGGGCGAGCTTCGCCGAGTACGCCGCGGTGGCCACCGAGCTTGCCCGGGGCAACGGTGCGACCGCCCTGGTGTTCAACATGCACGCCTCGGTGACCGGTGCCCTGGGCGCGGTCACCGAGGAGTTGGCCGAGGCGCTCGGTGTGCCGGACGAGGCGCTGGCCGCCCGGGACCGCCTGCTGACCGCCGCGGCGGAGGGTGCCTGGTACGCGGTCGCGATGAGCGAGCGCGGCGCGGGGGCTCGGCTGTCCCAGCTCAGCACGGTCTACGAGGCGACCGACGGAGGTTGGCACCTCAAGGGCAGCAAGACCTTCTGTTCGGGCGCCGGGCATGCCGACGGTTACCTGGTGGCGGCCCGCAGTGCGGCTGACCAGTCGGTGGTGTCGCAGTTCCTGGTGCCGGCCGGTGACGGGCTGACCGTGGAGCCGACCTGGGATTCACTGGGCATGCGGGCGACCTCGTCGCACGACCTGCACCTGGACGTCACGGTGCCGACCGACCGGCTGCTCGGCGGTGTGGAGGGGCTGGCGTTGGTGGTCGCCCAACTGATGCCGCACTGGTTGGTGGCCAGTTACGCGGCCGTCTACGTGGGAGTGGCCCGGGCGGCGATCGACGCGGCGGCCGAGCATCTGAACGCCCGCAACCTGGGCGGTCTGCCGGCGGTGCGGGCCCGCCTGGGCCGGGCGGACGCGGCGACGGCCGCCGCGCAGTTGGTGGTCGCCGAGGCCGCCCGCCGGGTGGACGAGGCACCGGGCGACGAGGAGACCAACCGCTGGGTGTGGCGCGCGAAGCTGCTGGCGGGCACCACTGCCGCCGAGGTGGCGGCGTCGGTGTTGGAGGCGGCGGGCACCTCGGCGACCCGCCGTGGTCATCCGTTGGAGCGGCTCTACCGGGATGCCCGTTGTGGCTCACTGCACCCGGCCACGTCGGACGTGTGCGCCGACTGGTTGGGCATCGCCGCGCTGGGCGGCGACCCGGATCGCGACGGATCGGCACCACGTTGGTGAGCCGGCCGGCTGCGACCCGTGCGGAGGAGGAAAGGCCGGCCGCGATGGCCGGTGGGACGACCAGGGGGAGGACGGCATCTGACGAGAGGTGGGGATCGTGTCCGTACCAGTGATCGCGGGGCTCGGGGCTGCGCAGCCGCCGTCCGCTCGCCAAGACGAGTTGTGGGAGGGCTTCTTCTCCCGGCATTTCTCCGGCACCACCCGGTCGTTGGCCCAGCGCATCTTCGCGAACTCGGGGGTGACCCGGCGGCAGGCCGCGGTCAACCCCTTGTTGGAGGACGTGTCGGACTGGCCGACCGAGCGCCGGATGCGTCGCTACCAGGTGGAGGCTCTTCCGCTCGGCAAGGAGGCGGTGGGTCGTGCGTTGACCGCGGCCGGGCTGGGTGCCGGCGACATCGGGCTGTTCATCGTCTGTTCCTGCACGGGGTACGCCACCCCCGGTCTGGACATCCTGCTCGCCCGGGACCTCGGCATGGCCGCCGACACCCAGCGGATGTTCGTCGGCCACATGGGCTGCTACGCGGCGCTGCCGGGGCTGGGCGCGGCGAGTGACTTCGTCACCGCGCGAGGGCGGCCGGCGCTGCTGCTCTGCGCGGAGCTGACCAGTCTGCACATCCAACCGTCGAGCGCCAGGGTGGACACCCAGCAGATCGTCTCCCACGCGCTCTTCTCGGACGCCGCGGTCGCCGCCGTGGTCGTTCCGAGCGGCCCGGGGTACGCGCTGCGTGAGGTGACGTCCGTCACCGATACCTCGACGGCTGATCACATGACCTGGGATGTCACCGACGCGGGTTTCCGGATGGGGTTGTCGCCCAAGGTGCCGCAGGTGTTGTCGAGGCATGTCCGCAAGTTGGTCGACGACCTGCTGGCGCGGCACGGCGTCTCCATCTCCGAGGTGGACGGTTGGGCGGTGCACCCGGGCGGGCCGCGGATTCTCAACGTGGTCGAGCGCGAGCTGGCGTTGCCCCCGGAAGGGCTGGCGGCGTCCCGGGCGACGCTGGACGAGCACGGCAACTGCTCGTCTCCGACGGTGCTGCTGATCCTGGACCGGCTGAGCCGTACGACGCCTGTCGCTCGGCGCGTGGTCATGCTGGCGTTCGGCCCCGGCCTCACCCTGTACGCCGCTCTGCTCGATCGACAGGACTGATCGTCCGGTCGGTACGCTCACCGCATGGATCCAACGGCGGACGATCGGTTGCGATCGGCGGTGTTGTTCGGCGCTGCGGTGGCCGTCCTGGCGGTCGCCGGCTGGTGGTGGCGGGCCGCCGCTCCCACCCCGGCGGCCAGTTCGGCGCGTCCACCAGCGGCCCCGCCGAGCGTCGAGCCGACCGTCAGCACCGCGTTGGAACGTCTCCTGGCGTCGTCGGGTCCCGATGCGTCGGTGACCTTTCGGGTGGACGCAGAGACGGGCGAGGTCGTCGAGCTCGAACGCCGCCCGACGGGTCCCACCGGCGACGCTCCGGGTGATCTGCCCGTCTTCGAAGAGACGATCTGGCGGCACCAGGGGGAGATCACCCCTGGTCGGGACGTGACCAGGCAGTCGACCAATGACGGAAGGCCCTACCTGCTCCAATATCGGTGCACCCGACCGGGCACGATGGTGGTGACGAGCACCGGGGCCGTGATCGAGGGGCCGTCACGCATCGATTGCGACGGCGCGACCACGCTCGCTCAGGTGGCGCCCACTGGCGGGCCGATCCGGGTGACCCTGTCGGCCGTGGGCGACAGGCCGATCGACGCTGAGGCGCAACTCTTCGCGGGGCCGTGAGCCTGAGCCCCGCGTCTCGACCGTCGCGTACCCACGGATCCCGCACTGGCCCCGCCGGCCTGACCGGCCAGCGGTTCCAGCGACCGCCAGGGCGCAAGATCAAATTAGCGGCGCCGGCATGGTTGCAACCACGTGCCGGGAAACCGCCACCTCGCCGATACGAGTCGATCTGACTCGGGCAGGTCAGGCCGTGAGGGCGGTCAGGTCCTGCCGGTACGTCTCGGCCGGCCCCAGGTCGGGCAGCACCCTGGTCACCGTGCCGCTGCGGTCGACCAGCAGGGCTGTCACGACGCCGGGACGGGCCGGTTGACCGAGGAACGAGCGCAGCCCTCCGGCGGGGTCGGCCAGCGCTCGGACCTGCCGCTGGTCGGGCGGTGGGCTGGGGACCGTCCTCCCGCCGGTGACGGTCACCACGGAGACCCCGGCGGGTGCGGCGGCCAGGGCGTCGCCGACGCGATCGGGGCACTGGCAGCCGTCCAGCAGGATGATCATGGCGGGGAGCAGGCCGCGTAGCGGCACGGGTGCCTGACCCGTGTCGACCAGGTCGAGTGCGGGCAGCGCCCGCCCGGTCAGGGTCGCGGGCGGCGAGTGGGGCGCCGGGGTCGGACGGTCGGTGCGACCGGCTCGCGGCCAGGTGACCACGAGCAGGCCGGCAAGCGTGGTGAGGACCGCCACCGCCAGGACCAGGAGCGGCAGGCGCAGCGCCCGGTCGCCGCCGGGTGGGCCGGTGGTCCTGCCGAGTTCCCGGCGGACCTGGGCGGCCTCGGCGGCGAGGGCGGAGGCGTCGTCGGGGACCACGACCCGGCCCCACTCGGGTGGCAGGCCGGGCAGCCCGTCGGCCGGCCCGTGGCCCTCGGCATCCGGCTTGCCCATCGGACCTCCTGAAAGGGTCTCGAGAGCGGCGTACGGCTCGGTGTCCAGGGTCGCGCACCGGGGGCCGCTCCCGCTACACCTGGGCGCAGTCCGGTCAACCGGGCTACCATGGGAGGAGCGCATAGCCCTTGATCTCGACGTTCTGTTCACCCGTGCCGGGCAGTCATCCGCACGTTACGGAGCGTGTTCGGACCATTGGTTTGACCGCCTGTCAAGCTGAAGAAAGACCTCTCACAGGGCCCCTGAGCTGCGCCAACGGTCAGGACATCGGTGAGACATCGGTGCCTGACCGTGTTACCCTAGACACAGCGAAAGGGGTTTCGAACCTATGGTTTTCAGTGTCGGCGAGACCGTTGTCTACCCCCACCACGGGGCCGCACTCATCGAGGCAATCGAGACTCGGGTCATCAAGGGCGAGCCTAAGCAATACCTCGTCCTGAGGGTCGCGCAGGGTGACCTGACGGTCCGGGTGCCGGCCGAGAACGCCGAGATCGTGGGCGTTCGAGAGGTGGTCGGCGAAGAAGGCCTCGGTAAGGTCTTCGACGTTCTGCGGGCTCCGCACACCGAGGAGCCGACCAACTGGTCGCGGCGTTACAAGGCAAACCTGGAGAAGCTGGCCTCCGGAAACCCGCTGAAGGTCGCCGAGGTCGTTCGTGACCTGTGGCGCCGGGAGCGGGAGCGGGGCCTGTCCGCGGGCGAGAAGCGGATGCTCGCCAAGGCCCGTGACATTCTCGTCGGCGAGGTCGCGCTGGCTGAGAAGAGCACCAAGGACGAGGCGGAGACGCTGCTCGACAAGGTCCTCACCGAGGCCTAGTCCGCACAGCATCGTCGTACCACTTCGTAGTGAAGAAACCACCGAGGACCGCGACGTGACCGCGCAGCTCAATCCGCGCGGTGACGTCGCGGTCCTCGTGCCTGCGGCGGGTGCCGGTGTGCGCCTGGGGCCGGGCCGACCCAAGGCGCTGCGCCTGCTCGCCGGCGAGCCGCTGCTGGTGCACGCGGTGCGTCGGCTGGTCGCCGCTCCCTCGGTGCACACGATCGTGGTGGCCGCCCCGGTCGCCGAGGTGACGGCCGTCCGCGAGTTGCTGACCCCGGTCGCGCCGGTGATCGTCGTCCCGGGCGGCGCGGAGCGGCAGGCGTCGGTCGCCGCCGCGCTGGCCGCGGTGCCTGACGGCCCGACGATCATCCTGGTGCACGACGCCGCTCGTGCGCTCACCCCACCCGAGCTGGTCGAATCGGTCGCGGCGGCGGTCCGTGACGGGTGTGACGCGGTGATCCCGGTTCTGCCGGTGGTGGACACGATCAAGGAGGTCGGTGCCGACGAGGTGGTGCTCGGCACCGTCGACCGGTCCGCCCTGCGCGCGGTGCAGACGCCGCAGGGTT
This window harbors:
- the radA gene encoding DNA repair protein RadA encodes the protein MTTSRSTPARGGAAGAARGRSSAREPRPAYECDACGHQPPKWVGRCPECGEWGSVVESTITGPTVSGRVVSSRMPSEPARPIATISAAPARARPTGVSELDRVLGGGLVPGAVVLLAGEPGVGKSTLLLDVAQQWAVGAGSPSLVVSGEESVSQVRLRAERMGTLHDQLYLAAESDLASVLGHLDAVKPGLLVLDSVQTISTTGTEGVPGGVTQVRAVTAALVSVAKERGIATVLVGHVTKDGQVAGPRVLEHLVDVVLHFEGDKHSSLRLVRGVKNRFGAADEVGCFEMHEGGISSLADPSGLFLTRYAEPVPGTCVTVAMEGRRALVTEVQALIGATVAGSPRRTVSGLDSARLAMVLAVLQRRTERLTLHDREVFAATVGGIRVVEPAADLAVALAVASGGLNLAIAPHLVAIGEVGLTGEVRRVGAVPRRLAEAARLGFKVALVPPGCGPASTGAGPEQMRVTEVTDVRSALQHAARASAE
- a CDS encoding UbiA family prenyltransferase, which translates into the protein MEPSVARLLGNDQTSLMSSRVLGLVRASHPEPAAAVTAVSGLLAWGVGHRPAGIVSVVLAVLASQLAVGWTNDALDAERDATVGRTDKPVASGAVGRRTTAWAAAVAAVACPLLALTTNPTAAFWLTVALVSALLYDWPLKATVFSVLPYAVSFGALPAFVVLALPGQPTPPAWLVVAAACLGAGAHFANVLPDLADDARTGVRGLPHRLGATGSRAAAAGLLLAATAVLVLGPPGPPSAVGLAAVGTAAVVPPLSWYAGRSAVRAGRRPVSAFRAVLLVALIDVVLLVASGRVV
- a CDS encoding methyltransferase domain-containing protein, translated to MRDVAAAAASTGPRVLPRNDPRQYDDLAGEWWRPDGAFAMLHWLAEARAALVPPADRPGAVLVDLGCGAGLLAPHLAGKGYHHIGVDLTRSALVQAAEHGVGVVQGDATAVPLPSGCADVVSAGELLEHVPAWPRVVAEACRLLRPGGLLVLDTLNDTAVARLVAVRIAERLPTVPRGIHDPRLFVDAQALVAECARHGVDLRVWGVRPQVGGLLAWLVRRARVSGAGPAGRAPRIVPTRSTAVLYQGRGVRKG
- a CDS encoding acyl-CoA dehydrogenase family protein; the encoded protein is MTVQALEAARRLAPRFAARAAEHDRDGSFPAEDFRDLREAGLFGLMVPQALGGLGASFAEYAAVATELARGNGATALVFNMHASVTGALGAVTEELAEALGVPDEALAARDRLLTAAAEGAWYAVAMSERGAGARLSQLSTVYEATDGGWHLKGSKTFCSGAGHADGYLVAARSAADQSVVSQFLVPAGDGLTVEPTWDSLGMRATSSHDLHLDVTVPTDRLLGGVEGLALVVAQLMPHWLVASYAAVYVGVARAAIDAAAEHLNARNLGGLPAVRARLGRADAATAAAQLVVAEAARRVDEAPGDEETNRWVWRAKLLAGTTAAEVAASVLEAAGTSATRRGHPLERLYRDARCGSLHPATSDVCADWLGIAALGGDPDRDGSAPRW
- a CDS encoding type III polyketide synthase, which translates into the protein MSVPVIAGLGAAQPPSARQDELWEGFFSRHFSGTTRSLAQRIFANSGVTRRQAAVNPLLEDVSDWPTERRMRRYQVEALPLGKEAVGRALTAAGLGAGDIGLFIVCSCTGYATPGLDILLARDLGMAADTQRMFVGHMGCYAALPGLGAASDFVTARGRPALLLCAELTSLHIQPSSARVDTQQIVSHALFSDAAVAAVVVPSGPGYALREVTSVTDTSTADHMTWDVTDAGFRMGLSPKVPQVLSRHVRKLVDDLLARHGVSISEVDGWAVHPGGPRILNVVERELALPPEGLAASRATLDEHGNCSSPTVLLILDRLSRTTPVARRVVMLAFGPGLTLYAALLDRQD
- a CDS encoding CarD family transcriptional regulator yields the protein MVFSVGETVVYPHHGAALIEAIETRVIKGEPKQYLVLRVAQGDLTVRVPAENAEIVGVREVVGEEGLGKVFDVLRAPHTEEPTNWSRRYKANLEKLASGNPLKVAEVVRDLWRRERERGLSAGEKRMLAKARDILVGEVALAEKSTKDEAETLLDKVLTEA
- the ispD gene encoding 2-C-methyl-D-erythritol 4-phosphate cytidylyltransferase; the encoded protein is MTAQLNPRGDVAVLVPAAGAGVRLGPGRPKALRLLAGEPLLVHAVRRLVAAPSVHTIVVAAPVAEVTAVRELLTPVAPVIVVPGGAERQASVAAALAAVPDGPTIILVHDAARALTPPELVESVAAAVRDGCDAVIPVLPVVDTIKEVGADEVVLGTVDRSALRAVQTPQGFRRAVLSAAHAAAGDPLTDDAGLVEKQGVAVSCVPGSEYALKITRPFDLALAEHLLASGG